Proteins from a single region of Melanotaenia boesemani isolate fMelBoe1 chromosome 3, fMelBoe1.pri, whole genome shotgun sequence:
- the ube2j2 gene encoding ubiquitin-conjugating enzyme E2 J2 produces the protein MNNAGNKRAPTTATQRLKQDYLRIKKDPVPYICAEPLPSNILEWHYVVRGPEKTPYEGGYYHGKLIFPREFPFKPPSIYMITPNGRFKCNTRLCLSITDFHPDTWNPAWSVSTILTGLLSFMVEKGPTLGSIETSDYTKRQLSAQSLAFNLKDKVFCDLFPDVVDEIKQKQKIQEELNARTQPLPLPDVVPDGDPQQAHYGLPALNGGQVPVGGANPAPGLQQANRNHGLVGGALANLFVIVGFAAFAYTVKYVLRSIAQE, from the exons ATGAACAACGCCGGGAATAAGAGAGCTCCAACTACAGCCACTCAACGACTTAAGCAGGATTACCTCAGGATAAAGAAAGACCCGGTGCCTTATATCTGTGCTGAACCGCTACCCTCCAACATCTTAGAATG gCACTATGTAGTCAGAGGTCCTGAGAAAACGCCATATGAAG GAGGATATTATCATGGAAAGCTCATATTTCCTCGGGAATTTCCCTTTAAACCACCAAGCATCTATATGATAACACCAAATGGGAGATTCAAGTGCAACACCAG gTTATGTTTGTCCATCACAGACTTCCATCCAGATACATGGAACCCAGCTTGGTCCGTTTCTACAATTCTTACTGGTTTGCTCAGCTTCATGGTGGAGAAAGGACCAACCCTTGGAAGCATTGAGACCTCAGACTACACT aaacgACAGCTCTCAGCCCAAAGCCTGGCCTTCAACCTCAAAGACAAAGTGTTTTGTGATCTGTTTCCTGATGTAGTCGAT GAGATCAAGCAGAAACAGAAGATCCAGGAAGAGTTAAATGCCCGCACTCAGCCCCTCCCTTTACCTGATGTGGTGCCCGACGGTGACCCTCAACAAGCCCACTATGGCCTCCCAGCCTTAAATGGAGGACAGGTCCCAGTGGGGGGTGCCAACCCTGCTCCTGGCCTGCAGCAGGCCAATCGCAACCATGGACTTGTAGGTGGGGCTCTAGCCAATCTGTTTGTGATTGTTGGCTTTGCAGCATTTGCCTACACAGTCAAGTACGTTCTGAGGAGCATAGCCCAGGAGTGA